The genomic window aaataaataatatattatttattattactatatatataactgcaaacaatatcaaactgtaacattttcaatcataCTGAAGTGTGGTCAATGCATTACTTGtataaaatttcatgatttgaTTCATCCATTCCAGTTTCCACAACAGACAATTTTACTGTTCTATTCAGAGACTATTTGAGTTCAATTTAGAACTGTCAGACCAGTTTTTCCAGatatgaaattgtaaaaattctaaattgtatataaaatgtacaaatgtatttttagtgtttacaccatgtaaataaagttttgtatCAAGTTATAATTAACGAGCATTCATTCACTTAAATACttattataaaaccaaattaggtTTTGCTTTATCTTTTCCCAGTAATCATTATTGAACTTGATTAGCTCCAGATGATAACCCTTTTGGGTGTAGACCAGGAAGTGACACCATGTTCTCTTTGTCACAGCCATTTGTCCCTGTATCTGTGCAAAATATGCATGCTTCTCTTTCAAGACAATTTTGCCATTAATCTTTACCAGGTAGGAAAGATTGTCTTCTGATGGTAAATCATTAACAATAGAATAAGGGCACTTCACTTCTAGCACCCCTAATCCACAACAGGAACATTCAACAAGCAGATCAGGGGATGCTCCAATGAATTGGTCAGATTCATCAATAAATAGTCCACACTCTCTGAATTTTGCATCTTTGTGCTCCCTCTGAAACAGTTTCACATACTTATCCTTAGCAACTTTCTCCatgtttcttccatattttagAGCAGGTAAATGTTCCGACGGTCCATTACTTTTACCCTGGATTGTGTCCACTAGTTCCTGTGCATCACCCCCCTTAGTTTTAAGGGTTTCAACTTTTGTGTACACTCTATAGAAATTAGAGGCAGTTAATCGGCCTTTTCTGTAATCGTGCCATGCCTCATTCTCAGACTGACCAATGGTGCCTTGTTCAATCAGATGTATATCATCAGCACTTAAGTCTTTCTTTGATGACTTAGGCATTACACATTCAGGTACTTCAGTATTAATTTCTATTGTAACGGAAGTTGAACACGGTTCCTCAAACTCAGCCGTTGCTAATTTGATGAATGCCGATTCTGGCAACAAGTCCttcaaattattataaaacgacttcctctttccttttggaGTCAGGGGCTTCAACTCTTCATGTGAATTGAATAACTTTCGGCGACTATCGATGGCAGGTCTGGTCGTCtctagaaaaacacaaaataaaagtaaattaattgctAGGTTACAAGCTAATAAGAACTTTCTTATTTATGTCCCCAGATAACACTTATGTCTATCCAGTATACATACTGTAAAtactttgtttagaattttaaacataataacatACCTTTATTTAGCTTTGAAGCCTTCCACTCCATATCACAAATTCTAGAGGGCTTGATTACAGTCTTGTTTCCTATTGGAACATTCCACACACACTCTTTGGACGTACATGCAGGATTTGTCATACCATTACGGTTTGCTGCTTCAATTCTGAACAGCAGTGCCATCACATGAATACAAGAACCACTcatactgaaacaagaaataacaaatagttaGGGTATATGATAGacataatattttaaacattctaAAGTATAATATATATTGAGCTTAGACCAACAACATTAGTCATAAAATCGAGGTATATgataaacatgatattttaggcTTATATTTTGCATCAGTTACAAGTTAAAGTCTTATAAAACAGAAAGTCTAACATACCCAGCAGTACAGGTACAGTAGGCACTGATAATCtctccattttttcttgaacaaatccATGATGTATGTGGTGTATCACCAACCTTCATCGAATGCGTACATTTTGCTTTCAAGAAGCAAAAATCCATATTTTCTAGTTCATGGTAGAAAACTTCTTTCAGAAAGCCCGAGTCAAATAAGCGGTATGCTTTCCCCTCTTTGTACTCATTCATGACCCGTTCGTGCAGTTTAATATCCTTTCCAGGATGATCAGCCATCAGATATTTCGTAATGTCACTTAGAAATATAGGAGGCCATGATGTTAGCCCATCTTTTTCATCAATCCATCCGTCCTTTAGCCCAAGAGGATCGGGAAGCTTGCTGCCCTCAGGAGTAAACAATAGCTTCGCTCTCTCAGACTCCGTGATGCACATTAGTTCTTTAGCCGATGCTTGTACTTGGATTCCCATCTCTGATGCTGCAAACACACGGGCTACAAGTTCAGCTTTAGCTCCAGAAGTTTTAAGATTTCGTTTACGGCAAAATAACTTGAGAGCGTCCACCTTCCATGTGTTGACTTCCTCGAGGGAAAGCTCACTTGTCTCGCTCATTTCCACGCCAAAAACGACGAGAAAACtatatgaaaactatatacaaactagtgaaaactatatacaaactattattaaaactatatacaaactatGATCTaatttaaactggaaaaaattgtaaaatcgcGAGGTAAAAGTGTATAAATGTTGACGATGCTTTAGTTATCAAGATGGCCGCTGTCACGCTTGGTGCCCACTTTTTATATGAGACGATCCCAGAATGCATTGCGCGCGTTTCGATATCGGAGACTCTTGATGCAGGTATTACTATCTGATTAATTGTCTATGTACCTGGATTCCAAGAAGGACCCCCAGTCTTTGAAGTCAGGCTGCCTCATTTTGCGTACCACGAACAGTTTCACTGTATTCGCCTCTCTGATGACTTTACACCAGTCCTCTGGTAAGTACACCACTGcgcttttctttctcttctcgaTCTGGCTAAAGTCTGTGTCATTTTGAAGGAACGTGTGGCCCCTCACGAGGTACTTGTGGTTAAGTACCTCGTAAACGCCCGTGCAGTGTAGCTCGGCGTAGAGGGCAACTATCGTCTTGTTTCTGCTCTGACCCGAACAGCCATCAGAGTAGCTTACGAGCGACCTATAAAGACAGAATAAAATAATATGGTGTTATAGTGAGACCTGTATCTAACAATGACTGGGGACTAGGTGAATTTGTTCGCGAAATTGAGGGTTCACCTTGTCGGAAACCTCGATATAACGGGAAAACTACACTTATCATACTTGGCTCGCCGCTTAGAAATTTGGAATTCCCTAACAGCAGAATATTTCGTAAGTTATTAGTTGAGCATGTATTTGACGCAGATTACAGATCCACTTTATCACCGTATTTATTCCGTTACACACCGCGGCGTTTATTAAATTATTCTTCCTTCGAGTGCCTCCCTTTATTCGAGGGCACAGTTTATTTCAAAtccaatttgttttttgcaAAGAATAGCATGTTAACTgaatatttgatttaaaaaaaaaaaaaaccattttttgtaTATTGTTCTCATGTTTCGATTTTAAAATGTACTGATCTTAAAACATTGTTACAATGAAGAAACATAAATTTTGTAGGCTTGCACAAACTCGATTATATGTTGCTGCATTTGCTTTTTGATGATGCGgtgtttattcgagggcggcaTTTATTATGATAATCATTTCTGCTCTAAACTGCGGCGTTTATTTGAGGACGGTTtttaatcgaataaatatgGTAATCACTTTATTTATTGCACGGGCGATCACGGAACTGTTCTGGTGATAATTAAATTCGCCAAAACTCTAAACAGTATTTTTGACTGTTGCAGATTGAACCCTTATGGCGTTGCTCCGCTTTTTAACAAACATAGGTTTCTTTTCCTAGTAAAGTTttatcaaattctttcaaaGCGCTTTAGAGATATATACTAGAATGCTGTTGTGATCACTAGTGCGAAACGTCgcttcaaacttttaaatttgaaaatcaaacatgcaGGGTTCGAGGTTTACGCTAAGATGCAACCGACCGATGttccgaaataaaaaaaactaaaacttacCTCGCTCCAGTGTTAAACTCAGTGAGGAAATTATACAGGCAGTTTGCCACCTCCACTGACCCACCTTTGGCTGTCGTCTCTTCCCACATAAAGATATAGCCCTGGTTGGACACGCAATCGTGGATACCAAAGTTGTAGGTCCACAGCTGCCTCTTATAAAACATATCGTTATGCTGTAAGTTTGGGGTCTccagattttgttgaaaatcatAAGTTATCATGTCTACGGCATCTTTACTGCGGTGTTTTACTCCTGAAGAGCCAACTGGATGGGGCTTTCCAACCCAACTTTATGCATTGTAAATGCAGATTCGGCAAGTTTGTGATGTTCCTTGTGTTCTTTTTCAAGTTGATCTTTTTCCGCGCCCTCACATGATCGCACTTTAAGGGCCAGTTTATTGCAGGTGGCGCAAGTGTTGGTGTGAAGTAGTGCGAAGCCCAGGTTGAATTCTCCATTGAAGATGTCCCTGTATGTGTGTAGTAGGATGTGGGCTTTCAGTTTCGGTGGAATTGGTGTTGTGTTTTCCTGCTGACAtctaaggaaataaaatgattctcTATTCTCTTTTCAAATTTGCCATTGGCAGTCCTTGTgaactttttgtattttacaatttcctcttttttttcccccgGTGTATTTCCTCGTTTTTCTGGCGTTTTTTACGTTGAAAGggtattatttatttttcattacctAAGACCTTAAAACTCATTTAACTGTTGGTTTGTTTTGAGCTATTACAGTTACCTTATAATTTCGCGTTCCCTTTCGAGAACAGCTGGCTTGTTCATCTCTAAGTAATCGTAGTACATTCTCTGTACTGACCATCCTGGTTCCAGATACTCTCTGTCAGGGTTGTCTTTGCGGGAATAATGGGATGTTTGTCGAGGAAAGGAACTGATGTGGGCTCTGACCTATACAAAAGAACATACGTTAGAATCAATCCTGCCACATACATACAAACCCCAACCCCTTCCCTGTTTTCTTGActtcacaaaataaataaaaaaaaattaaaaaaaaaacatccaaatcaagaaaaaattatcatattatTGTAGCTTAAATATATTGCAAGGAGTTAAGGCTAGCCTTTCCTAAAATCTCTTCAGCAAATATATCCACATAGGATTACTTTTAGTAGTAAATTATGTGACGAAAGAAAAACTTTAGCCTACAGTCCTGCACTTTTCACAATCTTAACATTAAAGttgaattttgtcaattttacaGGGCAAACTGACCTCCACTTGAAATAATACTAGAGTCTgcccaaaacaaaaacaatttgatgGTATTCATTTGGcatttcaatcaatcaatcaatcaatcaaagttTATTGTCTAACGTGAGGCATGGTTGCCCAATTGCCCGAGCCAGAGGCTCATGTATAAAATGGTAGACTATAAACTAACTATAATTAAAGGTACATTATAAGAAGTACTTATAAGTCAAAATAAATTCCAGCATGTAACTAACTCAATTAACACAGACAAAAAGGAGAAGACTTGAGCTGAAGGCAAAAGCCCAAACACAAGCGACAATGTCAACTGaatcagataaaaaataaaaaaatttataggtAAAAATGTATAAGTTTAGAGTATGaataataattgtgaatttGTAGGTAATTAATATTGATAGTTAAAGGAGTCTAAACATTTGGTGAAAGATATTGCAGTAGattaatatgaataaaaatgtCAATGTGTGTGTATGTACAATGAAAGTCAAATACATGTATTACATTTACAGATAGGTCCTATAGTGTGCTGAAATCGAAAGTCTTAAGTTTGCAACAGAAATCGCTAAGCTTAGATGCTGTTTTAAGTTCTCTAGGTAAACTGTTCCAAAGGTGACCAACGTTATATGTAAAGGAATTATGATAGAATCTATTATTATACCCTGGTTGCACTAGATTTACACCTTTATTCCTTAAATTATATCTAGATTCCcgcaattgaaaaaagtttttaatataTTCTGGACCATTCCATTTCatacatttaaaaagtaatacCAAGGAACTAGAAAATCGCCTATGTTCTAGAGTTGTCATGTTGCTTTTAGCTAAAATTGTATTGTAGTCAACACTATTGCCGAGATTAAGCAAAGTTTTAAGTGCGTACTTATTGACTGATTCCAGTTTAGAGCTCAGTGTTTTATTTATTCCAAGCAATAGCGGACTACAGTATTCCAGGTGAGGAAGTATGTAAGCCTTATAGAGTGATAGGGAGACATCTACAGGCATAAGTTTTTTGAGTCT from Pocillopora verrucosa isolate sample1 chromosome 8, ASM3666991v2, whole genome shotgun sequence includes these protein-coding regions:
- the LOC131784260 gene encoding uncharacterized protein, with the translated sequence MSETSELSLEEVNTWKVDALKLFCRKRNLKTSGAKAELVARVFAASEMGIQVQASAKELMCITESERAKLLFTPEGSKLPDPLGLKDGWIDEKDGLTSWPPIFLSDITKYLMADHPGKDIKLHERVMNEYKEGKAYRLFDSGFLKEVFYHELENMDFCFLKAKCTHSMKVGDTPHTSWICSRKNGEIISAYCTCTAGMSGSCIHVMALLFRIEAANRNGMTNPACTSKECVWNVPIGNKTVIKPSRICDMEWKASKLNKETTRPAIDSRRKLFNSHEELKPLTPKGKRKSFYNNLKDLLPESAFIKLATAEFEEPCSTSVTIEINTEVPECVMPKSSKKDLSADDIHLIEQGTIGQSENEAWHDYRKGRLTASNFYRVYTKVETLKTKGGDAQELVDTIQGKSNGPSEHLPALKYGRNMEKVAKDKYVKLFQREHKDAKFRECGLFIDESDQFIGASPDLLVECSCCGLGVLEVKCPYSIVNDLPSEDNLSYLVKINGKIVLKEKHAYFAQIQGQMAVTKRTWCHFLVYTQKGYHLELIKFNNDYWEKIKQNLIWFYNKYLSE